Proteins from a single region of Pseudomonas sp. 10S4:
- a CDS encoding fe2+ zn2+ uptake regulation protein yields the protein MYNSHLPTDGSRASKGIAMNPGPGMFEHRTDRHANERIRVLLKSFGLRTSLIRLKVIDALLSAAESERSLGVRGVHTHLLDLDIPLSFLSVREVLKRLCIEGVITLNPDKSYSLHPQAIAILCGEPASGASLKA from the coding sequence ATGTACAACTCGCATCTGCCAACGGACGGTAGCCGTGCGTCAAAGGGTATTGCCATGAATCCTGGCCCCGGAATGTTCGAACACAGGACTGATCGCCACGCAAACGAACGAATCAGAGTGCTGCTCAAGAGCTTTGGCCTGAGAACCAGCCTGATTCGCCTGAAAGTCATCGACGCCTTGCTGAGCGCCGCAGAAAGCGAGCGCAGCCTGGGCGTGCGCGGCGTACACACACATTTGCTGGACCTGGATATTCCCCTGTCCTTCCTGAGTGTGCGGGAGGTATTGAAGCGCTTGTGCATTGAGGGCGTGATCACGCTCAATCCGGACAAAAGCTACAGCCTGCATCCGCAGGCCATTGCCATTCTCTGCGGTGAACCCGCCTCGGGTGCGTCGCTTAAGGCTTGA
- a CDS encoding LysR family transcriptional regulator yields MDRLNAMRVFTRIVELGGFAKAADSLQMPRASVTILIKQLEAHLGVQLLQRTTRQISLTLDGAAYYPRCVRLLADLEEAEAVFSAARHNPKGLLRVDMPAGIGRLIVIPALPQFTARYPLIELEIGLNDRTVDLIREGVDCVLRGGSPMDDSLVARPLVMLDQVTCASPEYLQRHGTPQCLADLPGHQMVEYFSATTGARFGLEFVVEGQLQQLDLPKQVSVNSADGYMAACEAGYGLVQAPYYHVARQLKEGRLCQVLSDAPPPAMPLTALYPPHRQLSRRVRVFVDWLVELCAQPGQHFYRSESGR; encoded by the coding sequence ATGGACCGTCTCAACGCCATGCGCGTGTTTACCCGGATCGTCGAACTGGGCGGTTTCGCCAAGGCTGCCGACAGCCTACAAATGCCCCGTGCCTCGGTGACCATTCTGATCAAGCAGCTTGAAGCCCATCTGGGTGTGCAACTGCTGCAGCGAACCACCCGGCAGATCAGCCTGACGCTCGACGGCGCGGCGTATTACCCACGGTGCGTGCGTTTGCTGGCGGATCTTGAGGAAGCCGAAGCGGTATTTTCCGCTGCCCGGCACAACCCCAAGGGTTTGCTGCGAGTGGATATGCCGGCGGGGATAGGGCGGTTGATCGTGATCCCTGCATTGCCGCAGTTCACTGCCAGGTACCCGTTGATCGAACTGGAAATCGGTTTGAATGACCGCACGGTAGACCTGATTCGCGAAGGTGTGGACTGCGTGCTGCGGGGTGGTTCGCCCATGGATGACTCGCTGGTGGCGCGGCCGCTGGTGATGCTGGATCAGGTGACCTGCGCCAGCCCCGAGTACTTGCAACGTCACGGCACACCCCAGTGCCTGGCCGATTTGCCGGGCCATCAGATGGTGGAGTATTTCTCTGCTACCACCGGCGCGCGCTTCGGGCTGGAGTTTGTGGTCGAGGGACAGTTGCAGCAACTCGATTTGCCCAAGCAGGTTTCGGTCAACAGCGCTGACGGTTACATGGCCGCGTGTGAGGCCGGGTATGGTTTGGTCCAGGCCCCGTACTATCACGTTGCCCGGCAACTGAAGGAAGGGCGTCTGTGCCAAGTGCTCAGCGACGCACCGCCGCCGGCCATGCCGCTTACGGCGCTGTACCCGCCACACCGCCAGTTGTCCCGGCGGGTGCGGGTATTTGTCGATTGGCTGGTTGAACTCTGTGCACAACCGGGCCAGCACTTTTACCGCAGCGAATCAGGCCGCTGA
- a CDS encoding aldo/keto reductase, whose product MQTRQLGKNGPQVSAIGLGCMGMTDFYTTGTDTREATATLHRALELGINLLDTADMYGPHTNEELIGKAIVGKRDQVFLASKFGIVRDPANPSARGVDGRPEYIRKSIDGTLKRLGVDTLDLYYQHRIDPQVAIEETVGAMAELIKAGKVRYLGLSEASAATLERAHKVHPISALQSEYSLWSRDQEDNGCLAACQRLGIAFVPYSPLGRGFLTGALKSPDDFAADDYRRFSPRFQGENFGKNLQLVQQVEALAADKGVTAGQLALAWVLAQGDYLIPIPGTKQRKYLEENVAALEVKLSAGELQALEAIFPANATAGLRYPEAVMQMLDR is encoded by the coding sequence ATGCAAACACGTCAACTGGGCAAGAACGGACCGCAAGTGAGCGCCATCGGATTGGGCTGCATGGGCATGACCGATTTCTACACCACCGGCACCGACACCCGTGAAGCCACCGCCACCCTGCACCGGGCGCTGGAGCTCGGCATTAACCTGCTCGACACCGCTGACATGTACGGCCCGCATACCAATGAAGAACTGATCGGCAAAGCCATCGTCGGCAAGCGCGACCAAGTGTTCCTCGCCAGCAAGTTCGGCATCGTTCGCGACCCGGCCAACCCCTCAGCACGGGGTGTCGACGGTCGGCCGGAATACATTCGCAAGTCCATCGACGGCACCCTCAAGCGCCTCGGCGTGGATACCCTGGATTTGTACTATCAGCACCGGATCGACCCGCAAGTAGCCATCGAAGAAACCGTCGGCGCGATGGCCGAGCTGATCAAGGCCGGCAAGGTCCGCTACCTGGGTTTGAGCGAAGCATCGGCCGCCACGCTTGAACGGGCGCACAAGGTGCATCCGATCAGTGCACTGCAAAGTGAATACTCGCTGTGGAGCCGCGATCAGGAAGACAACGGTTGCCTGGCCGCGTGTCAGCGCCTGGGCATCGCTTTTGTCCCGTACAGCCCGCTGGGCCGTGGCTTTCTGACCGGTGCGTTGAAAAGTCCGGACGACTTTGCAGCTGACGACTACCGCCGCTTCAGTCCGCGTTTTCAAGGGGAGAACTTCGGGAAAAACCTGCAACTGGTGCAGCAAGTCGAGGCGCTGGCCGCCGACAAAGGCGTGACTGCCGGGCAACTGGCGTTGGCCTGGGTCCTGGCGCAAGGCGATTACTTGATCCCGATTCCCGGGACCAAGCAACGTAAATACCTGGAGGAAAATGTCGCAGCGCTGGAGGTGAAACTGAGTGCTGGCGAGTTGCAGGCGCTGGAAGCGATATTCCCGGCCAACGCCACCGCGGGCTTGCGCTACCCGGAAGCGGTGATGCAAATGCTCGACCGCTGA